DNA from Chrysiogenia bacterium:
GGTTCCAAGCTCCACGCCGAAGGCGCCGATGCGCGGGGCGAAGATGAAATAGAGCCCCGAAGCGGCCAGCCCCAGAGAGACGGCGTTGTGGCGGTTGAAGCGCTCCTGCCCGAAGAGCACGGCCACCACCAGCGCGAAAAACGGAAAGGTGTTGTTGAGCAGGGTCGCCACGCCGATGTGCACGTGCTGGATGGCAAAGAAGAAACACGTCACCGCGCCGCCGGCGATGATCCCGCGAAGTGCCAGCAGGCGGCGGTTGTGGAACTCCAGGCGCACCACGCCGATCCCGTGCAGGCCCCACATGGCCAGCCCGGCAAAAAAGAAACGCAGGAAGGTGACCTCGGCGGCGGGCAGCGGCTTGGCCGCGCGCACGCCCAGCACCATGACCGAAAAGCCTACCGCCGCCACGAGCACGAGGGCCGGACCGTTGTCGGAGATTTTGTCCCAGATGCGCTTCATCGGATGAGGCCCGCCCCCGCGTGCAGGCGCGCTCAACCTACGAGGCGCGCCCGCGCGCGGTCAAGGGCCCTCCCCTTTCGATTGCGGCTCTGGTAGAAAAGCCCGCATGAATCTCTCCGAACTCTCGAACGAAGAGCTGGCCGCGCAGCTCATGGTCATCGGTTTCGACGGAACGCGCGTCAATGATCACCTGGCCGCATGGCTCAAGCGCGGCGTGGGCGGCGTCATTCTCTTTCGCAGGAATGTGGGTTCCCCGGAGGAAATTCTCGCCCTGTGTCGCGAGATCCACGAGCGCGCGCGTCTCTCGCCTCCCATCATCAGTATCGACCAGGAACCGGGCCTCATCGTGCGGCTCCGCGCGCCCTTTACCGAGTGGCCGGGCGCCGCGGCGCTGGGAGCGACCGGCGATGAGAAGTTGATCGAGGAAGTGGGCGCCGCCATCGCGCGCGAGCTCAAGGCCGTCGGCATCAACACCGACTGGGCGCCCGTTGCCGACGTTCACTCCAATCCAAAGAACCCGATCATCGGCCCGCGCGCCTTTGCCACCAGTCCCGAAGAGGCCGGACGCCTCTCGCGCGCCTTCATCCGGGGAATGCAGGGCGCCGACGTTGCCGCCTGCGCCAAGCACTTTCCAGGCCACGGCGATACCGCGACCGACTCCCACATCTCGCTGCCGGTGGTAAAGCGAGCGCGCAATGAAATAGAGGCCACCGAGCTGCCGCCCTTTGCAGCCTGCGCGGCCGAGCACGTCGCATCCATGATGAGCGCGCACGTCCTCTACCCGGAGATTGATCCCGAAAATCCGGCGACCATTTCCCCGGCGATCATCACGGGCATCCTTCGCGAGAAGCTCGGTTACGACGGGGTCGTCGTGACCGATGATCTCGCCATGGCGGGGATCGCCGCTGGACGCCGGCACGAGCAGATTGCCGTGGATTCCGTTCGCGCCGGTTGCGACATCCTGCTCGCCGGCCAGGATTTTCCCAATCAGGAGCGCTACCTGCGCGGCGTTGCCAATGCCGTTGAGAGCGGCGCTCTCTCTCGCGAGCGCGTCGAGCAATCAGTCGCGCGAATCCTTGCGCTGAAAGAGAAGTTCGTAGCCATCCCGCCGGAGTCCGTGCCCGAAGACGTCATCGGCTGCGCCGCCCACCAGGCGCTCGCCGCGCGGGCTTCTGCAGTTTGAACAATCGAGTCCCCTCTCCCTGAAAGGGAGAGGGGTGTTCTGCACTGATTTCTAGGGAAGCACATCCTTCACCTTGCGGGTGTAGGTCTCAAGCGCACCGGCCAGCCAGGAGGCCTCGGCCTCGGCATTGAGGGCGCGCTCGCGCTGCACCTCGGAGATCCCTGCCACCTGCGCCATGCGGGCGGCCCATTTCTCGGCCTCGGCGGCGCGGCCGGTGAGCAGCATGCCGCGGTATTGTTCGTGCGCAGCGGCAAATTCCACGCGCGGGTCTTCAAACAACAGAATCGAAGCCTCTTCCATCGCGCCGCCTTCGGTCCCGACATCGAGGACCTGTTCGGCTTCGGTGCAGCTCGCACGCCCGAGTGCCAGCTCACACCGCAGCGACCACGCGCCGTCGTTGCGTTCGAGCGAGATCGCCCCGCCGTTTTGCGCCAGCTCGCCGCTTACCCACGCCTTCCAGAACTCGCTGACCTCCGAGGACCAGCGCATCGAGTAATCCAGCCACGGCAGCGCCGCCTCGAACTCACCGGCGGCCATCTGGTGATCGGCGTAGATCTCGGCGGCGGCGAGCTGTTCATAAGTCGGCGGTTCTTCGCTTTGCGGATCGGCCGGAAGCGCGGCTTTCACCTTTTCGAGCGCGCCGCCGGCCGCTTCGAGGTGGTACTCGAAGGCGCGCACGTCGGGACGATTGGGATCAAGCGCCAGCGCGCGCGTCACCAGTTCGAGCGGCGAGCCGCCGCCCTCCCCGCTCCACATGCCGCCGCTGGCCGCGTGCAGGCATTCGGCCACCTCGTGGGCGCAGCGCTTTTCATGAAGCGGTCGCGCCGCCAGCACCCGCCGCGCAAGCGCCCGTTCGGGCCCGGTGGGCTCTGGCGCCCTGTCCAGCTCCGCGCGCCAGGCATCGGCGAGCTCGGCGATCTCCTGCCCCACGGGCGAGCCGGTGCGATAGAAATCCTCAAGCGAGCCCTGCAGCACGTCCGAGTCGAGCAGGAAGGAAACGAAGGCACCGGCCATCGGGTAGGCCACCCGCGGCGAGAGGCTCCAGAAAGCAGTGCCGCTCAGGAATGCAGCCAGATCGAAATCGGGCTTTTCTTCGAGCACCGCGCG
Protein-coding regions in this window:
- a CDS encoding DMT family transporter, which encodes MKRIWDKISDNGPALVLVAAVGFSVMVLGVRAAKPLPAAEVTFLRFFFAGLAMWGLHGIGVVRLEFHNRRLLALRGIIAGGAVTCFFFAIQHVHIGVATLLNNTFPFFALVVAVLFGQERFNRHNAVSLGLAASGLYFIFAPRIGAFGVELGTALGLISGMLGGCAFVVIRELRRTDEAPAIYAAMSMGGAAISLPLALADWQVPTPREWGWVLV
- the nagZ gene encoding beta-N-acetylhexosaminidase — encoded protein: MNLSELSNEELAAQLMVIGFDGTRVNDHLAAWLKRGVGGVILFRRNVGSPEEILALCREIHERARLSPPIISIDQEPGLIVRLRAPFTEWPGAAALGATGDEKLIEEVGAAIARELKAVGINTDWAPVADVHSNPKNPIIGPRAFATSPEEAGRLSRAFIRGMQGADVAACAKHFPGHGDTATDSHISLPVVKRARNEIEATELPPFAACAAEHVASMMSAHVLYPEIDPENPATISPAIITGILREKLGYDGVVVTDDLAMAGIAAGRRHEQIAVDSVRAGCDILLAGQDFPNQERYLRGVANAVESGALSRERVEQSVARILALKEKFVAIPPESVPEDVIGCAAHQALAARASAV